The nucleotide sequence CGGATCATAAATAgattacaacattgtcaacaaagacaatggaaaccgatccaaacaacctaggaataccgaaatcatcgagtccatgaaagcaactagggctttgtaagcctaaatggtaaaacctagaactcataatgcccgtacaACAAGCACACTCAactataagatccccgacaacaagtctgaaatatgatcactagctacaaatcaccaaagaaatagatcatcgaatgtgagagcaacgctccatcacaagaaatactacatatgtgggagcaatgctctaccaccaTCAATGCAACCTATATGGGAGCAGCGCTCCTCTACAAGCAAtctacaatatgtgggagcaacactccactacAACAATCCAAAAcatgtgagagcaacactccaccacaaacaatccataatatatgggagcaatgctccaccacaacaatccataacatgtggaagcaacactccaccacaaacaatccataatatgtgagagcaatgctccaccacaacaatccataaataccgctggagtattggtaagcccaaatggcattaccaaaaactcataatggccagAAATGTggcaccctcgtctggcaatcaacagtggcatgatatgctaccaaacaatccatgccaagaataatatcaaagtcgaccattcactacaacaaaaaccctcatagacattgggtttccaccggtgtctattacattttcgaccgatgtctatgaaggcgatgtaaaaggtcaaCCATTTgagacatcgggttataaccggtgtagtatcacttaacaacatcggttgtaaaaccgatgtaatattatatgttaataacaccagttttggcagcggtatacgaccgatgtaatattagttaatgacaccgattttgccgcggtggaaaaccgatgtaatatcagtattgtttaacgacacaaattcaatttctgaaatagtgaaaaatcaatattatcaccaagcaaatcataaaattaagttaatattattaattcactaagaaaatcacaaataaaaatgcaccgatgtatctaaacacaccaagtcaatatccatataaccaacacataaatattattcttacaacataaaaagataatagatattgtgcacatcaagtcagtatccacaaattacacataactattcttcttacaacatcaaaagataatagatattacacaaatattcttcttactggtgccaacgttatccttcttgctctgtgcagagatttaactaaatcttccccagtagttttatttgttaatagacaattctctttatctattactgGATGTGCACCTCTGCTTGTTTGATGTCCTGAGGTTGACAACTGATTGGAGATTCTTTGTAAATCATTCCTCACCCAAGTAGAATCTTTTACCACACTTGTTACCTGGTTGGGTTATTAGCATCTCTTTGAGGAGGCTGAGCCGTTAAGTTTTGTTGATGGTGAAACTGACCGCTTGTAATCACAGACTCACAATTGGTGTTTCTTGTTGTCACAGATGCCTGAATGTTTAGTGACAAATAGTAAGATCGATTAAAAACTTCATACAACAGAGTTTAGTGTGTgttttcaaaattgaaattaaaatatgaCAAATATTTCATAAAATTACATTATTGTTCATAATGGATTGCCAAAAAAATAGCAGCTGTGAGGAGCTACCTATCCAAGTCGAAACAGATAGATAACATATTTAGTTCTTATACTAGATggagtgaaaagatgaaaatattTGATAGATACGATAACAAATACAATAACaaaataattcaaacaagaacaTTGCATTTTTTTTGTGATAGGCACTTCAGAAAGTATGATAAGCTTAGTTTAAGCATACATACATTTTGCACTTGCTGGCGCATATGGCCATTTTGATAAACAAGTTCAGACACCTGCTTTTACAGCCGATCATTTTCTTCCATTAATAGTTTATTCATGGCACTAAGCTTGCGATTAACTGTTAGGAGCCAAAAGGATTCCTTCCTTTGCTTTTCCCGACATCTAGCAAAAGAAAAGAGTGAATACTACAAATTTGACATACAATTAATGCATTACATATTATTTATATGCTGATAAGTATCAATCCTCTACCACAGTTCAATGGTCAAAACTTTGACAGGAATTAACAACTACAGAAAAAAACTAAACTTTTGACAAGAATCTTTAGATgtcttttagattttttttttttggcaaaataCATATATACATATTAGAAACTTAACCCAAAATATAAACAGATACCAAAACTTCAGCACCTAGAACTTCTGAAACAACAAATTTGCAACACTTAAAATATGATCAAAGAAAAATACACTAATTCACCAAACAAAGAACAAGAACTTGTCCCCAGGTCATCTTAAGAAATTCCAGATATTTATCTGTAGCAGAACTACATCCTAGAAATGCCCTCATTAAGTAACAAAATTCTATCCTCAGACTACTCTGATGGGCGAGTATGAGAAGAAAAGAACCAGAATTGCTCAAAATGGTAATGGATAAGTAAAGTAAACCTTATGCATACACCAGCACATAAAACTCCTTTCATATTTCTAAGATTTTATTGATTGCGATAGAATGGACAAAGAAAAAGTGGAGTCGAAACGTACAAACAACACTAATTCTTCTAAATTCAGCATAGATGTAACAGTGTGAGATAAATGAAATTTATGAAGTAAACAAAAAATTGAAGTGTGAGATAAAAAAACTCTAGATAAAAGTGGTTGTCACCTTGGCAAACTTATCTCATGAACCTGTTAGAAAATGAGAGTCatctgcagattttgatagggagGTAATCGTTTTCTGATGACCAATTTCTTTATCTGCCTCCTTCAGCAGTTTGCCAGTCTTAAAAGTTCACACAAAAATACCACAATGAATACACATGTTGCCCAATGACAACAAGAATGAAATTGACTGTGCCGTGATGAAGAGTTGGGCAAGGTCTTGactaattaaaaaatgaaatcaagTAAGTCTGAAATTTTATATATCTTAGATTTTGTACTGCTATTCCTTGCAACCGATTTGATTTCCTTGGCTCATCAAGAATCAAATGATAGTTAAATTAGATATGATAACAGTCTCTTATAATTTTATGTTGTCAAACGACATGAAATTTCCTTGAAAGATAAGAGCCACCACAAAACATGGCAAACATGAAAAGTAGACCATGTGAAAGAATGATATATTAGGAACTGGTACAATAATTGTAGGGGGGACTAATATGGTATCAGAGGGAAAAAAAATCCATACTTAGCTAACGTCGCATCACAAAATAGCAAATTTACATATTAGAAGATAGAAACATCCATCAAGTCTTTGGTAAATAATTCCAAGAAAATGAATAACTTATACATAGGTGATATGACTGATTTAGTAGTTTTTGCACAAGCAAACATCATGAAATGACTGTCCTATAGCAGTGAAGAGATGGTGAGAACACTAAGGTTATACATAGGTGATATGACTGATCATGCTTCAAGTGAAATCCTGACTTCCTAGGAATACAAAGTCATTGGACTAGAACTGCTAGATTAGTCGATTGACTATATTGACTAATCTGACGATAAGCAATCTATAGTGCTAGCTATAACAACATGAGCAAATTTCAGTCATGCATGAACCTACAAAGTAATTATAGTTCAATAATTATCTTGTACATTCTCGTGGAGCCTACCTCAAGGCCAAGGCAACATTATGTTGAAGAACTTAGATATGTAGTTAAGATAAAAGCTAGCATGTTCAAAGTGTAAACAAAGtatattttgtttaattaattccAGTTGTGTATCCATACGGCGTGACGTGACTGCACGCATAGAAGTAAGCTTGGAAAAGTGTTAACAAAGTAAGCTTGGATATGGTGGATGGTGAGGTAGATGCTTCCAGTGTTTGGAAAAGTGTTAACAAAGTCAATCTTGGGCCATGTTAATAGGTCGATAAAAGTAAGCTTGTATTTTGATTATTGCTTCTTAGATGGTGAATTAACAGATTGAGAACATCCATATTCTAATCCTGAATATGCTATAGAAGACTGATTAATACAGACTAGAATGACAATTAATGATTGAAAAAAAAGAAACATTGACTATCATTTAGAAGATGAAAATCCTTCTAGATGTCCATTAAAAACTTACAAACTATACATTTTCTGATTCCCATCACATAAAATCAAAACAAGTAACtgctataaaaaatataaatgactCCACAAAAGATTTGTCATGGCAAACATACCTTTCCAAAAAAAGTATCTTACAATCTTTAACCTTCAAGGCAAAGAACCAATAAAGCTTGCAAACACAAACGAAAAACATCAAATAACAAGACCTTTTTTCCAAATAATTCTTTTCTTtctcaaaagaaattaaaaaggaatatgGCATGATTTTTGAAGCTGGTAGAGTTGTTACACCTAAAAATCATATCAAACCATGTAAACATTTTATGGATGACTACCAACAGAAATTTCCAAAGTTTATTTAAATTGAAGCTTTTGTGCAACATGAGTTCTCAAACTTCGATTTGCATGTAGTAAATAAGCATGACATGGTACATAAAGCTAATAATAACATGTTTTAGACTTATGAAGTAAAAAAACAAATTTCCTCAAGAGAATAATCATATCTATCAAGAACTATCCTTCAACAATACAGAGGAAAACAAATGAAATGAAAGAAAAGAATGAATGGGAATAGTACAAACTTCAAGAAAAAAAGGAGTCAATTTGAAGCCTATATAGCAATTCCTATAACTTGTACATGTCCTTACAAGCTAGGCTCATGCTCAAGTGTAGTCTTCTCTCTATGAGGAGAAAAAATATCATTGAATTCCACAATGGAGAGACAAACCTGAAAATTGACATAAACAATAAATGAGTTCAATACTTGAACATATAGAACATCTCATTGGTATACCCAACTTAATAAGTATGGTCAAGATTACTACTAAATCCAAGAGTCCAATTTGTTTTTTGTAACTACAGCAAAGAAATAAAATACAAAGTAACACAAACAAGTAATGGGATGGAGCATTAACCATCAATTGTAACTTGTAAGTCATTAGGTGACTTTTTGTAGTGAGAAGCAGCATAAAGGGAAATCATGCCCtgtaatataaatgaaaaaataGCACAAATTTAACCAAATAAAAGTACCTATAAACATATCTCACTCTCCTTGTGATATTAGAAAAGTATATCTCAGTTGACATAGTAAAGGGCACATTCACTTGGATGTGGAAGTCTAGACAAATAAAAGATCATTTAGAGAATGACCTGAAAAACAATTATTTACTTTTCATCAAGAATACTAACATAGTGATATTTGGAATGTAACTTGCAACATCCAAGCAAAGTAATTCATTAAGCCATGACTTAATTGAATCCTCAGTAGCATATCTGCTAGCTTGTGCAATTCCATCTTCTTGAAAAGCTTACCAGTATATGGAGATGGAAAAACACGAGAGTTTCAGAAGCATATAACGATGGCGTTGCCTCGCTACAGGCCACTTCTTAGACCCCCTCATGTGCAACCATTTGTGAATGGGCTGCCTCGTGAGGCATCGACCCCCTCGCGTGCAGCCATTCGCAAATCGACCGCTAGTAAACTAGTGGTCTGGAGAGGCTGCGACCCCCTTGAGTGTGGCCGCACCTAAAGCATCCTCTCATCACCTGGCAAGGTTACGCACGGTGCTGCGGAGAGGGAAGAAATAAGATATAGGGTTACCTTTGAACTCCTTGCTTACTGCGAAGAGGGAAGAACCTGGTGCGCTGCAAATACGAAAGGAAAGAAGGGGTGGGAGAGAGGAAACCTAGCGGTGAtagaggaaaggaaaggagatggaagaaaCCTAGCGGTGATAGAGGAAAGGAAGGAGAGGGGAGGAAATAATGATTGAGTGGGAAGGaaagtttaggttaatatgttTATAAAATAATGACATTTATAAAATATGTCATCATACAAAGTTTAAtatgataatttttataaaaaaataattaatggtaaagaatgtcattataaaatatttataatgataTTTTTTAATAAGTGTCATATAGAAAATGTCACAATAGacttttttttcttgtagtgagaggaagaggcgtcgatctaggaagaggaaggacgacgcgatataggtttaggtttagagggaagagtgaagtgttacaaattttggctaagtattagggagaaaattaaattattttatttatcatagacaccgggttttaaaaaccgatgttaaaatcggtgtctattaacgaaaaaaaggcacTCATAGACATTggctaaaaaaaccgatgtctatgaatgaaaatctgcgctcatagacaccggtttttggaaaaaccggtgtaaaatactcaaagacatcggtttttgcttaaaaccgttgttgttccaccgatatctatgaggatttttgttgtagtgattttcagtactaaaagatctaccgtaagtatcatgttgccaaaatctaatgggcaacctctgacctcttgagtgacgtccaatgaatcaccggacggtagggagacagtcagtcactgcggtctaagagtaggtagtctacctatgtccTTCATAAAGGCATGGGAAATAAAAGAATGtgactaccagtatctatcagcatatcagcagataaggcataaatgaaaatcgtaccatggaaaacggatccgtcggctcgctgcgtatcctctctggtaatcgtgTGTatccgtccagtctctggcggaggtagaggtggtaacgctgccagcagCTACTGTAtctgggcaggagcctgccactgaggcggtgctggagaCTGTGCCAGAGGTGGATGAGAGGGTTGCGACTGATATTATACTGGTAGCTGAGACTACCtctggtactgaaccagtggctgGGGCTGTAGATATTGGACTAGGGGTTGAGGCTGCAGTTGATACTGGGGTCCCATGACAGAACTCTGTGGTACCAAGAGGGAACTAGGGTGCTCCTATCCATACATGCCATAAGCAACAGCTGTAGGGGGAGCAATCCTCTGCTGGCCATGCAAAGATTGGGCTCTCTGCCCTCCTCGATGAGTCCCTGACTGACTATGCTGTCCTCCCTAAGCAATAACTCCGGAGGTAATATGCTAAGCCTTTAGTGGAAaatctcgactctggtgcccaggcagtttgcaataatagcaaattgactgtcccagagagcaggctgAGGTGATGTGGTCTTTGAACCCACATCTGGTGCAGTGAATGTCGCTGGCGGATTGTTTTTGGTTATGTTGAGAAGATTGAAAACGTCCTGATGTAGCTCACCCTGACTTTTGAGGCTGACCTGATACCCCAGAAGTATCCTGACCTAGCCGACTGCGACCACTCTACTGTTGTCCGGTTGTCTGTGcctgctggatctgccctgatGTTTGACCcatctgcttccttttcttgtccggatacactctctggtgagctgactctatcatcagggctcGGTCCAGTGTCTTTATGTAAGATGCGTTCCCAAAACCGGCAAGCTTTACatgcagatgtccatccagtccctgaataaactgctgTATACGGGAACTGTCCTCAGTAACcagttctggacaaaatctggccaatcagTTAAACTTTGCATTATACTCGGTCACCGAGCGGTTGTTCTGccgcagactcagaaaatcctgccgacgagtcatctgatatgctcgtggGAAGTAGCGGCTCAAAAAcccctctctgaatctggcccaggtAATGTTCTGCTCGCATATGATGGAACGCTgcgtaacccaccaggtgtcgtcctcatcccgtaaatgaaaagcagccagctctactttctcccactcggagcaagccatgtagaagaaggtctgctccatggtctctatccaaGACTGGGTCACGCTCGGATTAagctctcctcggaagagtgtgaatcgactcttcatcgactctaccAACGCTGGGATCCGGGCTTGTGCCATGACAATATCAGTGAAGTGTGTAGGGACGGCTGGAGGAATTggtggaaccactggagctggtgctacaggtaatAGCGCTGGATAGAtcgggggaggtactcccggtgctgctgcataagctggagattgtaccactggtggtactgtAGGGTCGATATGGGTGGTCGCAACTGGAGGTATGGTAGGTGGTGGTACCGAAAATGGAGCAACCGGTACCGCTGGTGTGGatgctgggtacactgtaggtacTGGGAGCACatgtgccactggtgtcgggtacacggtaagtctaggtggtggtggtgccTTGTATGTCGTAGGCTCGACCAGAGCAGGTGCGGGGTATGTCggtagtacccctggtggtaccgtaaatacggtaggggtgggTACAACGGGTGCAGCcggggtaggtacctctaaaggagtcatcggggtctgagagcccgacgcacccgcAGGATCTTGAGTCTGTTCTTGACCGACTTGCTCAAATCCAGTAGGGATCTCTGGTGACTCTGTTGCCaaagattccaaagtcctcttacgtggccgccccgcaccacgtctcgcagctactcgtgtagatctcctcatatctgttaagttataacacaaatagcactacaagtataaaaattataaaattacctttatacctatttgccatgtaaaataccaaaaaatggtgaataatgataaggaaattttttggaatttttagaaatttttctggaatttttcggagaccgtatggatgagtttacggggatgaaaactgggccccgggaaagcctatttagactaccccgttttaacgaggaaatgtttattttctttaaatcatttctttttctttttttcttttctttttcttctcttccgCGCCGTTTCCCTTATTTTTCCCCCGCGTgcctttcctcttctcctccgccgaactcaccccgtgccctaaccttctCACGCCGAGCGGTTTCTTCTCCCACTCATACAAAACCTTTGGCAAAAGTTCATCTGCCCTCCAGCGTCGCACACCGCATCCGCCCGACTCCCTCTGCCTCTGCGTGCCCCTGTCAGTTCACCGCAGTCAGCCCGAGGGCCACTTGGGAGTCGCCATTCAGAACGCCGGCGTGCCTTCCTCTGCGCCTAGCATCTCTGCCGACCTCTTCACCCTTCATGCACACCGCCTCCGACTCTCTTCCCTAGCGCTAGCCGCCGcggcttcctctgccctagcttc is from Zingiber officinale cultivar Zhangliang chromosome 7B, Zo_v1.1, whole genome shotgun sequence and encodes:
- the LOC122005761 gene encoding uncharacterized protein LOC122005761 is translated as MELHKLADMLLRIQLSHGLMNYFAWMLQVTFQISLYFHIQVNVPFTMSTEIYFSNITRRVRYVYRFVSPLWNSMIFFLLIERRLHLSMSLAYWQTAEGGR